From Segatella copri, the proteins below share one genomic window:
- a CDS encoding SIR2 family NAD-dependent protein deacylase, giving the protein MKKLVFLTGAGMSVESGFKTFRGNDGLWENYPVEQIATHEGWEADPTLVTNFYNMLRHKLYAAQPNEGHKLIKELEKDFDVTVITQNVDNLHEKAGSKNVIHLHGELSKVCSSRDPYDYRYIKELPEDDCEVKPGTEAGDGSLLRPFIVFFGESVPMIEPAAEAVQQADIFVIIGTSLNVYPAAGLISYTKPHIPIYLIDPGAVNTNGYYKIEHIMKGASDGMKELKEILEK; this is encoded by the coding sequence ATGAAGAAACTCGTATTTTTAACCGGTGCAGGCATGTCTGTGGAGAGTGGTTTCAAAACTTTCCGTGGCAATGATGGATTATGGGAAAACTATCCTGTAGAACAGATAGCTACCCATGAGGGATGGGAAGCTGACCCTACCCTAGTAACAAACTTCTATAATATGTTGCGCCATAAACTCTATGCTGCGCAACCTAACGAGGGACATAAACTTATCAAGGAGCTGGAAAAAGACTTCGATGTGACGGTAATCACCCAAAATGTAGATAATCTGCATGAGAAGGCAGGTTCCAAGAATGTAATCCATCTGCATGGCGAACTATCAAAGGTTTGCTCTTCACGCGACCCTTACGACTATCGCTACATCAAGGAATTACCTGAGGATGACTGCGAGGTAAAGCCGGGAACCGAAGCTGGAGATGGAAGCCTGTTGCGCCCATTTATCGTTTTCTTCGGCGAAAGCGTTCCTATGATTGAGCCGGCAGCCGAAGCTGTACAGCAAGCCGATATCTTCGTCATTATCGGAACCTCACTCAACGTTTATCCTGCTGCAGGTCTGATTTCATATACCAAGCCTCACATTCCTATCTATCTGATAGACCCGGGTGCCGTAAACACCAATGGATATTACAAGATAGAGCACATCATGAAAGGGGCTTCAGATGGTATGAAGGAACTGAAGGAAATATTGGAAAAGTAA
- a CDS encoding porin family protein has protein sequence MKKLLLLAIATIMSLGASAQLITSNTVTYKKSSGYNRIGVSYNSISSTAEGSESVSGVSLAWTKGISVAKDMPLFVETGLGATYAFDDLSAVIATIPLNVTYKWPVTESVKIAPLAGLTFNGNITSDVDDMKFFTLGWQAGVNVELGKFYVGLSYGGGLTDFVKYEDDYESYNYKLNNFAATIGLVF, from the coding sequence ATGAAAAAGTTATTATTATTGGCTATTGCCACTATCATGAGTCTTGGTGCTTCTGCCCAGCTCATCACATCAAACACAGTTACTTACAAAAAAAGTAGTGGTTACAACCGCATCGGTGTATCATACAACTCAATTAGTTCAACTGCAGAAGGTTCAGAATCTGTCAGTGGTGTTTCTTTAGCTTGGACTAAGGGCATCTCTGTAGCCAAAGATATGCCTCTGTTTGTAGAAACTGGTCTTGGTGCAACTTACGCTTTTGATGATTTAAGTGCTGTGATTGCAACAATTCCCTTGAACGTAACTTACAAGTGGCCTGTAACAGAGAGTGTCAAGATTGCCCCTTTAGCAGGTCTTACATTTAATGGAAACATCACATCTGACGTTGATGATATGAAGTTCTTTACTCTTGGCTGGCAAGCTGGAGTCAATGTTGAATTGGGTAAATTCTACGTAGGTCTATCTTATGGTGGAGGGTTGACCGATTTTGTTAAGTATGAAGATGATTACGAATCATACAATTACAAATTGAACAATTTTGCAGCAACAATCGGTCTTGTATTCTAA
- a CDS encoding Lrp/AsnC family transcriptional regulator, producing the protein MEKIDNLDRKILGILSKNARIPFKDVAAECGVSRAAIHQRVQHLMEDGFITGSGFDVNPKSLGYSTCTYVGLNLERGNMYKKVVERLQNIPEIVECHFTTGSYTMLIKLYARDNEQLMDLLNNKLQAIPGVVSTETLISLEQSIKREIPVLLDED; encoded by the coding sequence ATGGAGAAAATAGACAATCTAGACAGAAAGATTCTCGGCATCCTTTCTAAGAATGCCCGTATTCCTTTCAAAGACGTAGCCGCAGAATGTGGCGTGTCTCGTGCTGCCATCCATCAGCGTGTTCAGCACTTGATGGAGGATGGTTTCATCACCGGTAGCGGTTTTGATGTAAACCCTAAAAGCCTGGGTTATTCTACCTGCACTTATGTAGGTTTGAACTTGGAGCGTGGTAATATGTATAAAAAGGTGGTAGAGCGCTTGCAGAACATTCCTGAAATCGTAGAGTGCCACTTTACAACCGGTTCATACACCATGCTGATTAAGCTTTATGCCCGCGACAACGAGCAGCTCATGGATTTGCTCAACAATAAGCTTCAGGCTATCCCTGGTGTGGTTTCTACCGAAACGCTCATCTCTCTTGAGCAGAGCATCAAGCGTGAGATTCCTGTACTTCTCGATGAAGATTAA
- a CDS encoding FKBP-type peptidyl-prolyl cis-trans isomerase → MKKLFFGALVACAAATFVGCGNSTPKADLKTDVDTMSYAMGMSQTQGLKEFMVERMGVDTAYMDDFIKGLNDGANAGDDKKKAAYYAGIQIGQQISNQMVKGINHEVFGEDSTKSISLKNFMAGFITGTTGKKGLMTVEQAAQIAQAKMMAIKAKNMEKEYGPNKVAGEKFLAANKKKPGVVTLPSGVQYKVIKEGNGPMPKDTSMVKVNYEGKTIDGKVFDSSFKRGQAVDLRANQVIKGWTEALVHMPAGSVWEVYIPQQLAYGEREQGQIKPFSVLIFKIELISVGGK, encoded by the coding sequence ATGAAAAAGTTATTTTTCGGAGCCCTCGTGGCTTGTGCTGCTGCTACATTCGTAGGTTGTGGCAATTCTACTCCTAAGGCAGATCTCAAGACTGATGTAGATACTATGAGCTATGCTATGGGTATGTCTCAGACTCAGGGTCTGAAGGAGTTTATGGTAGAGCGCATGGGCGTTGATACTGCTTACATGGATGATTTCATCAAGGGTCTTAACGATGGTGCCAACGCTGGTGACGACAAGAAGAAGGCTGCTTACTATGCAGGTATCCAGATTGGTCAGCAGATCAGCAACCAGATGGTTAAGGGCATCAACCACGAGGTATTCGGTGAGGATTCTACAAAGTCTATCTCTCTGAAGAACTTCATGGCTGGTTTCATCACAGGTACTACTGGCAAGAAGGGCTTGATGACTGTTGAGCAGGCTGCTCAGATAGCTCAGGCTAAGATGATGGCTATCAAGGCTAAGAACATGGAGAAGGAATATGGTCCTAACAAGGTTGCTGGTGAGAAGTTCCTCGCTGCCAACAAGAAGAAGCCAGGAGTTGTTACTCTGCCTTCAGGTGTTCAGTACAAGGTAATCAAGGAGGGTAACGGCCCTATGCCAAAGGATACTTCTATGGTTAAGGTTAACTACGAGGGTAAGACAATCGACGGCAAGGTATTCGATTCTTCTTTCAAGCGTGGTCAGGCCGTAGATCTCCGTGCTAACCAGGTTATCAAGGGTTGGACTGAGGCTTTGGTTCACATGCCAGCAGGTTCTGTTTGGGAGGTTTACATTCCTCAGCAGTTGGCTTATGGTGAGCGCGAGCAGGGTCAGATTAAGCCATTCTCTGTATTGATCTTCAAGATTGAGTTGATTTCTGTAGGTGGCAAGTAA
- a CDS encoding FKBP-type peptidyl-prolyl cis-trans isomerase translates to MDKVSYALGIGIGRQLASMGAESLNIDDFAQAVKDAIAGKLQLGEQEAQELVQNFFAEQEAKAQAAAAEKGKVAKEAGEKFLAENGKKDGIITTKSGLQYQVLREGNGKAPKATDQVECHYEGTLIDGTKFDSSYDRGQTATFPLNQVIAGWTEGLQLMTEGAKFRFFIPYQLGYGERGAGASIPPFSALIFDVELVAVK, encoded by the coding sequence ATGGATAAAGTAAGTTATGCTTTGGGCATCGGCATCGGTCGCCAGTTGGCTTCTATGGGTGCAGAGAGTTTGAATATTGATGATTTTGCACAGGCTGTAAAGGATGCCATCGCCGGTAAACTTCAGCTCGGCGAGCAGGAGGCTCAGGAGTTGGTACAGAACTTCTTTGCAGAGCAGGAGGCTAAGGCTCAGGCTGCTGCTGCCGAGAAGGGCAAGGTTGCTAAGGAAGCTGGTGAGAAGTTCCTCGCCGAGAACGGCAAGAAGGATGGTATCATCACTACTAAGAGCGGTTTGCAGTATCAGGTTTTGCGTGAAGGTAATGGCAAGGCTCCTAAGGCTACCGATCAGGTAGAGTGCCACTATGAGGGAACGCTTATCGACGGTACTAAGTTTGACAGTTCTTACGACCGTGGTCAGACTGCTACCTTCCCATTGAACCAGGTTATCGCTGGTTGGACAGAGGGTCTTCAGCTCATGACCGAGGGTGCCAAGTTCCGTTTCTTCATCCCTTATCAGTTGGGTTATGGTGAGCGTGGTGCAGGTGCATCTATCCCTCCATTCTCAGCATTGATTTTCGATGTAGAACTCGTTGCAGTTAAGTAA
- a CDS encoding M28 family peptidase, producing the protein MTKKMKIILGLVVAAGVVAGAISYKNANTTSPEIQEVEEAEKLNPVGPAFNADSALAYCAAQCDFGPRVMNSEAHDKCGEWIVSKFKQFGCEVETQKADLKGYDGTILKNTNIIAHYNPKAENRILLCAHWDSRPWADNDPDSTNWRKPVMGANDGASGVAVMLEIARQLQADKKLNPNIGVDFVCFDTEDWGTPQWADVQDDGDTWALGAQYWSENKPEGYNPRFGILLDMVGGQGAKFYREGMSMQYAGGIVKKVWAAARQAGFGSYFPKSDGGMITDDHIPVNEKAKIPTVDVIAYYPDCQQSSFGPTWHTVSDDMAHLDKNVLKAVGQTVIQVLYTEE; encoded by the coding sequence ATGACGAAGAAAATGAAGATAATTTTAGGCTTGGTAGTTGCTGCCGGAGTGGTAGCTGGAGCTATCAGCTATAAGAATGCCAACACCACGTCGCCGGAAATCCAGGAAGTAGAGGAAGCAGAGAAGCTGAATCCTGTAGGTCCTGCCTTTAATGCCGATTCGGCGTTGGCTTATTGTGCCGCACAATGCGATTTCGGTCCTCGCGTCATGAACAGCGAGGCGCACGACAAGTGTGGCGAATGGATTGTGAGCAAGTTCAAGCAGTTTGGTTGCGAGGTAGAAACCCAGAAGGCTGACCTCAAGGGCTATGATGGTACCATCCTGAAGAATACCAATATCATCGCCCATTACAATCCGAAGGCTGAAAACCGCATCTTGCTCTGTGCCCATTGGGACAGCCGTCCTTGGGCTGACAACGACCCCGACAGCACCAACTGGCGCAAGCCTGTAATGGGTGCCAACGATGGAGCCAGCGGAGTAGCCGTCATGTTGGAGATTGCCCGCCAGCTGCAGGCAGACAAGAAGCTGAATCCTAACATCGGCGTAGATTTCGTATGTTTCGATACTGAAGATTGGGGAACACCTCAGTGGGCTGATGTTCAGGACGATGGCGATACTTGGGCTTTGGGTGCCCAGTATTGGAGCGAGAACAAGCCTGAGGGATATAATCCACGTTTTGGAATCCTCCTCGATATGGTGGGCGGACAGGGAGCCAAGTTCTATCGTGAAGGCATGTCTATGCAGTATGCCGGTGGCATCGTGAAGAAGGTTTGGGCTGCAGCCCGTCAGGCTGGTTTCGGCTCTTACTTCCCTAAGAGCGATGGCGGAATGATTACTGATGATCATATTCCGGTCAACGAGAAGGCTAAGATTCCTACTGTAGATGTGATTGCTTATTATCCGGACTGTCAGCAGAGCAGTTTCGGTCCTACCTGGCACACCGTGAGCGATGATATGGCTCATTTGGATAAGAATGTGCTTAAGGCAGTTGGCCAAACCGTGATTCAGGTGCTTTATACTGAGGAATAG
- a CDS encoding Na/Pi cotransporter family protein, with amino-acid sequence MDTSQYLVIFFQILGSLALLIYGMKVMSEALQKMAGSQLRHILGAMTTNRFTGMLTGTFITCAVQSSSATTVMTVSFVNAGLLTLAQAISVIMGANIGTTFTAWIMSLGYNVDLTIVVFPAFFLGIMLIYSKKRRYFGDFLFGIAFLFFSLVLLSSAGKALDLEHNPAVIDFFGSFDTKSHFTIVVFLLIGTLITCIVQSSAAVMAITILLCSTGVLPIYLGIALVMGENIGTTATANLAALGANAQARRAALAHLVFNVFGVIWVLCLFYPFVDFVCSIVGYDPDGGMSAAQKTKLLPIVLAMFHTCFNVCNTGVLIWFIPQLEKVVCKLIKPKADKEDEDFRLRFIQAGIMKTPELSVFEAQQEIGSFGERIHRMFGMVRELLETQDSKTFDKLYERIEKYEGISDNMEIEIAKYLDQVSDAHLSDDTKAKIRAMLREISEIESIGDSCFNLARTIKRKGENKEEFTAKQSENIHQMFKLVDEALTQMNYMFAHERHSINLNHTYNIETEINNYRTQLRNQNLDDVDNHLYTYGVGTLYMDIIQECEKLGDYVVNVAEARMGVRTSEAV; translated from the coding sequence ATGGATACAAGTCAATATCTTGTGATTTTTTTTCAGATTCTCGGTTCTTTAGCTTTGCTCATCTATGGTATGAAGGTGATGAGTGAGGCCTTGCAGAAGATGGCAGGATCTCAGTTGCGCCACATTTTGGGCGCTATGACCACCAACCGATTTACGGGAATGCTTACAGGTACCTTTATTACCTGTGCCGTTCAGAGTTCCTCTGCAACTACCGTTATGACGGTTTCTTTTGTAAATGCAGGTTTGCTGACTTTAGCCCAAGCTATTTCCGTTATTATGGGTGCCAACATTGGTACCACGTTTACGGCATGGATTATGTCGCTGGGTTATAATGTAGATTTAACGATTGTCGTATTCCCTGCGTTCTTCCTCGGCATTATGCTGATTTATAGTAAGAAGCGCCGTTATTTCGGAGATTTCCTTTTTGGTATCGCCTTTCTCTTCTTCTCGCTCGTTCTGTTGAGTAGTGCGGGTAAGGCTCTCGATCTGGAACATAATCCGGCGGTTATCGATTTCTTTGGATCTTTTGATACGAAGAGTCATTTTACGATTGTAGTCTTCCTCCTGATAGGTACACTTATAACCTGTATCGTACAGAGTTCGGCAGCTGTGATGGCCATCACCATCTTACTCTGTTCTACAGGCGTACTCCCTATCTATCTGGGTATTGCCTTGGTGATGGGTGAGAATATCGGAACTACCGCTACAGCCAATCTTGCCGCTTTGGGTGCCAATGCCCAGGCTCGTCGTGCAGCCTTGGCCCATCTGGTATTCAATGTCTTTGGTGTAATCTGGGTTCTCTGCCTGTTCTATCCATTTGTAGATTTCGTTTGCTCTATCGTGGGGTATGATCCTGATGGTGGTATGTCTGCGGCACAGAAGACGAAGTTGTTGCCAATTGTCCTGGCGATGTTCCATACCTGTTTCAATGTTTGTAACACGGGCGTTCTGATTTGGTTTATCCCACAGTTGGAAAAAGTTGTCTGCAAACTTATCAAGCCTAAGGCAGATAAGGAGGATGAAGATTTCCGTTTGCGCTTTATCCAGGCTGGCATCATGAAGACACCAGAACTTTCTGTCTTCGAGGCACAGCAGGAAATCGGCAGTTTCGGCGAGCGCATCCATCGTATGTTTGGTATGGTGAGAGAGTTGCTGGAAACTCAGGATTCCAAGACTTTCGACAAGCTCTATGAGCGTATTGAGAAGTATGAGGGTATTTCGGATAATATGGAGATTGAGATTGCCAAGTATCTTGATCAGGTGAGCGATGCTCATCTGAGTGATGATACCAAGGCGAAGATCCGTGCGATGTTGCGTGAGATTTCTGAAATCGAGAGTATTGGTGACAGTTGCTTTAATCTTGCCCGCACCATTAAGCGCAAGGGTGAAAACAAGGAGGAGTTTACTGCCAAGCAGAGTGAAAACATTCATCAGATGTTTAAGTTGGTAGATGAGGCGCTGACTCAGATGAACTATATGTTTGCTCATGAACGCCATTCTATCAATCTCAACCATACGTACAATATCGAGACTGAGATTAATAATTATCGTACTCAGTTGAGAAACCAGAACCTGGATGATGTAGATAACCATCTTTATACCTATGGTGTAGGTACATTGTACATGGATATCATTCAGGAGTGCGAAAAACTGGGTGATTATGTGGTTAATGTCGCCGAGGCTCGCATGGGAGTCAGAACATCTGAGGCTGTGTAA
- a CDS encoding FKBP-type peptidyl-prolyl cis-trans isomerase: MKKILMTALVLVAGASLFTASAASKKKVKKAATLVELKSSADSLSYVAGMNATRGLIPYIQQSFQVDTAYMENFLRGYKDALAMGINPKTVAYSAGMEVAKLVEKRVYPGTKEELKSTGDSISHAMFQNGFIAALANDTTFFTSKAAADFQKEALAGAGEKFLAANAKKPGVKVLPSGLQYKVITEGHGEVPKASDEVEVIYEGRLLDGTVFDATSKHGGSKTDKFRANGLIKGWTEALTLMPVGSKWQLYIPYELAYGERQAGQIPPYSTLVFDLELVSIVKPEVKAEPAGELKEDVAVGAEKKVVKPAAKKAAHSKKRK, translated from the coding sequence ATGAAGAAAATATTAATGACAGCACTCGTCCTCGTGGCGGGTGCTTCTTTGTTTACAGCTAGTGCTGCAAGCAAGAAGAAGGTTAAGAAGGCGGCTACTCTTGTTGAGTTGAAATCATCAGCCGATTCTTTGAGTTATGTAGCTGGTATGAATGCCACTCGTGGTCTGATTCCTTATATCCAGCAGAGTTTTCAGGTAGATACTGCCTATATGGAGAATTTCCTTCGTGGTTACAAGGATGCGCTTGCCATGGGAATCAATCCTAAGACCGTAGCTTATTCTGCAGGTATGGAGGTTGCCAAACTGGTAGAGAAGCGCGTATATCCTGGCACAAAGGAAGAGTTGAAGAGTACAGGCGATTCTATCAGCCATGCTATGTTCCAGAATGGTTTTATCGCAGCTTTGGCTAATGATACAACATTCTTTACCTCTAAGGCTGCTGCCGATTTCCAGAAGGAAGCTTTGGCTGGTGCCGGCGAGAAGTTCCTTGCTGCTAATGCCAAGAAACCTGGTGTAAAGGTGTTGCCTAGCGGTTTGCAGTATAAGGTGATTACCGAAGGTCATGGCGAAGTGCCTAAGGCAAGCGATGAGGTAGAGGTTATCTACGAGGGTCGTCTGCTTGATGGTACCGTTTTTGATGCTACATCCAAGCATGGTGGTAGCAAGACTGACAAGTTCCGTGCCAATGGCTTGATTAAGGGTTGGACAGAGGCGCTTACTCTGATGCCTGTGGGCAGTAAGTGGCAGCTTTACATTCCTTACGAGTTGGCTTACGGCGAGCGTCAGGCTGGTCAGATTCCTCCATACTCTACTTTGGTGTTCGATCTTGAGCTGGTTAGCATCGTAAAGCCAGAGGTTAAGGCTGAGCCTGCTGGCGAGTTGAAGGAAGATGTAGCCGTAGGTGCAGAGAAGAAGGTTGTTAAACCTGCTGCCAAGAAAGCTGCGCATTCAAAGAAGAGAAAGTAA
- a CDS encoding membrane dipeptidase, whose amino-acid sequence METFDLESHLQDAYSRFPEAKHQPVIGLTANYEGIDATLRDRYYKQVIAAGGTPVIIPPVADAQVIVNTLEHLDGLILTGGGDHNPLWMGEEPSPRLHNINQERDAAELMITRLAFNRQIPMLGICRGIQTLAIALGGKVCQDIKQLVKHSQDADRTEPTHIVEIRKDSTLYNIYNKEKIFVNSFHHQAVSEPGKHLRTIAKSSDHIIEAVESSEYKQILGVQWHPEWLEEEGLKIFQWLVNQANNFYAAKQLHKRILTLDTHCDTPMFFPQGIKFDHRDSRILVDLHKMTDGHQDATTMVAYLPQPQIGESFSSKVAFDVKGPAQYADLIFDKIEEIVSKNSQYLSIARTPADLYSDKRKGRKSIMLGIENGLALEHDISNVKHFAQRGIVYITLCHNGDNDICDSARGCNTHNGVSSFGEKVIQEMNRLGIMVDLSHGGEKSFYDALDISQTPIVCSHSSSRALCDVPRNLTDDQMRALAAKGGVAHTTLYHGFLRKEGEADIMDAIAHLEHAIDVMGIDHVGLGTDFDGDGGIRGLADSSELINFTLQLLRRKYSEQDIVKIWGGNWLRVMTQVQNFKH is encoded by the coding sequence ATGGAAACATTTGACTTAGAGTCGCATCTCCAGGATGCATACTCTAGATTTCCCGAAGCGAAGCATCAGCCTGTAATTGGCCTTACTGCCAATTATGAAGGTATTGATGCTACGCTTCGCGACCGTTATTATAAGCAGGTAATAGCGGCTGGCGGTACGCCGGTCATTATTCCTCCTGTTGCCGATGCTCAGGTCATCGTCAATACCCTGGAGCATCTTGACGGATTGATTCTGACGGGTGGCGGCGACCATAATCCGCTGTGGATGGGCGAAGAGCCTTCTCCCCGTCTTCACAACATCAATCAGGAACGTGATGCTGCCGAACTGATGATTACCCGATTGGCTTTCAACCGCCAGATTCCGATGCTTGGCATCTGCCGGGGCATCCAGACCCTCGCCATTGCGCTGGGTGGAAAGGTGTGTCAGGATATCAAGCAACTGGTAAAACACAGCCAGGATGCCGACCGTACTGAACCAACCCACATCGTAGAAATCAGGAAAGATTCCACCTTATATAATATATATAATAAGGAGAAAATCTTTGTCAACTCGTTCCACCATCAGGCGGTAAGCGAGCCAGGCAAGCATCTGCGCACCATCGCCAAATCTTCTGACCATATTATCGAGGCAGTAGAGAGTAGCGAGTATAAGCAGATTCTCGGTGTGCAATGGCATCCGGAATGGCTGGAAGAAGAAGGATTGAAGATTTTCCAATGGCTGGTTAATCAGGCTAACAACTTTTATGCAGCCAAGCAGTTGCATAAGCGCATCCTTACGCTCGATACCCATTGTGATACTCCGATGTTCTTCCCTCAGGGCATCAAGTTTGATCATCGCGATTCCCGCATTCTGGTTGATCTCCATAAGATGACCGACGGTCATCAGGATGCTACCACGATGGTGGCTTACCTGCCACAGCCTCAGATAGGCGAGAGCTTCAGCAGCAAGGTGGCTTTCGATGTAAAGGGACCTGCGCAGTATGCCGACCTCATCTTCGACAAGATAGAAGAGATTGTGAGCAAGAACAGTCAGTATCTCAGCATAGCCCGTACTCCTGCCGATCTTTATAGCGATAAGCGGAAGGGCAGAAAGAGCATCATGCTCGGTATCGAGAACGGTCTCGCCTTGGAGCACGATATCAGTAACGTGAAGCATTTCGCCCAGCGTGGCATCGTTTATATCACGCTCTGCCATAATGGTGATAATGATATCTGCGATAGTGCCCGCGGCTGCAATACCCATAATGGTGTGAGCAGTTTTGGCGAGAAGGTGATTCAGGAGATGAACCGCCTGGGCATCATGGTAGATTTGAGTCATGGTGGCGAGAAGAGTTTCTACGATGCACTTGATATCAGCCAGACTCCTATTGTCTGCAGCCATAGCAGCAGCCGTGCGCTCTGCGATGTGCCTCGTAATCTGACCGATGACCAGATGCGTGCCCTCGCAGCAAAGGGCGGTGTGGCTCATACCACGCTCTATCACGGATTCCTGCGTAAAGAGGGTGAAGCCGACATCATGGACGCTATCGCCCATCTTGAGCATGCCATCGATGTGATGGGTATCGACCACGTAGGTCTGGGTACCGACTTTGATGGAGACGGCGGCATCAGAGGTCTCGCCGACTCTTCTGAACTCATCAATTTCACCCTCCAGCTGTTGCGCCGTAAATATAGCGAGCAGGATATTGTCAAGATTTGGGGAGGCAACTGGCTCAGAGTGATGACGCAGGTACAGAACTTTAAACATTAA